The following proteins are encoded in a genomic region of Nomascus leucogenys isolate Asia chromosome 17, Asia_NLE_v1, whole genome shotgun sequence:
- the CEACAM21 gene encoding carcinoembryonic antigen-related cell adhesion molecule 21 yields the protein MWPPSARPHRECIPWQGLLLTASLLTFWNAPTTARLFIVSVPFEAAEGENVHLSVVYLPKNFYSYGWYKGKTVEPKQLIAAYVIDTHVRTPGPAYSGRETISLSGDLHFQNITLEDTGYYTLQVTYRNSQIDQASHHLRVYESVAQPSIQASSTAVTEKGSVVLTCLTNNAGTSFQWIFNNQSLQVTKRMKLSWFNHVLTIGPIRQEDSGEYQCEVSNPVSSNRSDRLKLTVKCE from the exons ATGTGGCCCCCCTCAGCTCGTCCCCACAGAGAATGCATCCCCTGGCAGGGCCTCCTGCTCACAG CCTCACTTTTAACCTTCTGGAACGCGCCTACCACTGCCAGGCTCTTTATTGTATCAGTGCCCTTTGAAGCTGCTGAAGGGGAGAATGTTCATCTCTCTGTGGTTTATCTGCCCAAGAATTTTTACAGCTATGGCTGGTACAAAGGGAAAACGGTGGAGCCCAAGCAGCTAATCGCAGCATATGTAATAGACACTCACGTTAGGACTCCAGGGCCTGCATACAGTGGTCGAGAGACAATATCACTCAGTGGAGATCTGCATTTCCAGAACATCACCCTGGAGGACACGGGATACTACACCCTACAAGTCACATACAGAAATTCTCAGATTGACCAGGCATCTCACCATCTCCGTGTATACG AGTCAGTGGCTCAGCCCTCCATCCAAGCCAGCAGCACCGCAGTCACAGAGAAGGGCTCCGTGGTCCTGACCTGCCTCACAAATAATGCTGGAACCTCTTTTCAGTGGATTTTCAATAACCAGAGTCTGCAGGTCACGAAGAGGATGAAGCTGTCCTGGTTTAACCATGTGCTCACCATAGGCCCCATCAGGCAGGAGGATTCCGGGGAGTATCAGTGTGAGGTCTCCAACCCAGTCAGCTCCAACAGGAGTGACCGCCTCAAGCTGACTGTAAAATGTGAGTGA
- the LOC100607148 gene encoding carcinoembryonic antigen-related cell adhesion molecule 4 isoform X4, which translates to MGPPSAAPHGGHRPWQGLLITASLLTFWDPPTTVQFTIEAMPSSAAEGQDVLLPACNISETIQAYYWHKGKTAEGSPLVAGYITDIQANIPGVAHTGRERVYSNGSLLFQNITLEDAGPYTLRTIDSNYDSDQATGQLHVHRPAPSVTSGSSSPQPPPPAMVPLTDPPSRSPYPAPEQPLPSMRNCYTLMQTVTAGLTAKQMWSLRLWQLSRSCSCGLMEVPKAPSPGTGKYMEPEPENQL; encoded by the exons ATGGGCCCCCCCTCAGCCGCTCCCCATGGAGGGCACAGGCCCTGGCAGGGGCTCCTGATCACAG CCTCACTTTTAACCTTCTGGGACCCGCCCACCACTGTCCAGTTCACTATCGAAGCCATGCCGTCCAGTGCTGCAGAGGGACAGGATGTTCTTCTACCGGCCTGCAATATTTCAGAGACTATTCAAGCCTATTATTGGCACAAGGGGAAAACGGCAGAAGGGAGCCCTCTCGTTGCTGGTTATATAACAGACATTCAAGCAAATATCCCAGGGGTGGCACACACTGGTCGAGAGAGAGTATACTCCAATGGATCCCTGCTGTTCCAAAACATCACCCTGGAGGACGCAGGACCCTACACCTTACGAACCATAGATTCCAATTACGACTCTGACCAAGCAACTGGCCAGCTCCACGTACACC GGCCAGCACCCAGCGTGACCTCAGGGAGCAGCagcccccagcctccacccccG gCCATGGTCCCTCTCACAGATCCACCTTCTCG GTCCCCCTACCCAGCCCCAGAACAGCCACTCCCATCTATGAG GAATTGCTACACTCTGATGCAAACAGTTACTGCCGGATTGACCGCAAAGCAGATGTGGTCTCTTAGGTTGTGGCAGCTCTCCAGGAGCTGCTCCTGTGGGTTGATGGAGGTACCCAAAGCCCCCAGCCCTGGGACGGGGAAGTACATGGAGCCTGAGCCAGAGAACCAGCTCTGA
- the LOC100607148 gene encoding carcinoembryonic antigen-related cell adhesion molecule 4 isoform X5 has product MGPPSAAPHGGHRPWQGLLITENYVPGLPVGAVAGIMTGVLVGVALVAALACFLLLSRTGRASTQRDLREQQPPASTPGHGPSHRSTFSVPLPSPRTATPIYEELLHSDANSYCRIDRKADVVS; this is encoded by the exons ATGGGCCCCCCCTCAGCCGCTCCCCATGGAGGGCACAGGCCCTGGCAGGGGCTCCTGATCACAG AAAACTACGTCCCAGGCCTTCCTGTGGGGGCTGTCGCTGGCATCATGACTGGGGTCCTGGTTGGGGTGGCTCTGGTGGCCGCCTTGGCatgttttctgctcctctccaggACTGGAAG GGCCAGCACCCAGCGTGACCTCAGGGAGCAGCagcccccagcctccacccccG gCCATGGTCCCTCTCACAGATCCACCTTCTCG GTCCCCCTACCCAGCCCCAGAACAGCCACTCCCATCTATGAG GAATTGCTACACTCTGATGCAAACAGTTACTGCCGGATTGACCGCAAAGCAGATGTGGTCTCTTAG
- the LOC100607148 gene encoding carcinoembryonic antigen-related cell adhesion molecule 4 isoform X3, which translates to MGPPSAAPHGGHRPWQGLLITASLLTFWDPPTTVQFTIEAMPSSAAEGQDVLLPACNISETIQAYYWHKGKTAEGSPLVAGYITDIQANIPGVAHTGRERVYSNGSLLFQNITLEDAGPYTLRTIDSNYDSDQATGQLHVHQNYVPGLPVGAVAGIMTGVLVGVALVAALACFLLLSRTGRASTQRDLREQQPPASTPGHGPSHRSTFSVPLPSPRTATPIYEELLHSDANSYCRIDRKADVVS; encoded by the exons ATGGGCCCCCCCTCAGCCGCTCCCCATGGAGGGCACAGGCCCTGGCAGGGGCTCCTGATCACAG CCTCACTTTTAACCTTCTGGGACCCGCCCACCACTGTCCAGTTCACTATCGAAGCCATGCCGTCCAGTGCTGCAGAGGGACAGGATGTTCTTCTACCGGCCTGCAATATTTCAGAGACTATTCAAGCCTATTATTGGCACAAGGGGAAAACGGCAGAAGGGAGCCCTCTCGTTGCTGGTTATATAACAGACATTCAAGCAAATATCCCAGGGGTGGCACACACTGGTCGAGAGAGAGTATACTCCAATGGATCCCTGCTGTTCCAAAACATCACCCTGGAGGACGCAGGACCCTACACCTTACGAACCATAGATTCCAATTACGACTCTGACCAAGCAACTGGCCAGCTCCACGTACACC AAAACTACGTCCCAGGCCTTCCTGTGGGGGCTGTCGCTGGCATCATGACTGGGGTCCTGGTTGGGGTGGCTCTGGTGGCCGCCTTGGCatgttttctgctcctctccaggACTGGAAG GGCCAGCACCCAGCGTGACCTCAGGGAGCAGCagcccccagcctccacccccG gCCATGGTCCCTCTCACAGATCCACCTTCTCG GTCCCCCTACCCAGCCCCAGAACAGCCACTCCCATCTATGAG GAATTGCTACACTCTGATGCAAACAGTTACTGCCGGATTGACCGCAAAGCAGATGTGGTCTCTTAG
- the LOC100607148 gene encoding carcinoembryonic antigen-related cell adhesion molecule 4 isoform X2 — MGPPSAAPHGGHRPWQGLLITASLLTFWDPPTTVQFTIEAMPSSAAEGQDVLLPACNISETIQAYYWHKGKTAEGSPLVAGYITDIQANIPGVAHTGRERVYSNGSLLFQNITLEDAGPYTLRTIDSNYDSDQATGQLHVHQNYVPGLPVGAVAGIMTGVLVGVALVAALACFLLLSRTGSTQRDLREQQPPASTPGHGPSHRSTFSVPLPSPRTATPIYEVSVGHRCSGPAGSRGPRICPHQHLAEL, encoded by the exons ATGGGCCCCCCCTCAGCCGCTCCCCATGGAGGGCACAGGCCCTGGCAGGGGCTCCTGATCACAG CCTCACTTTTAACCTTCTGGGACCCGCCCACCACTGTCCAGTTCACTATCGAAGCCATGCCGTCCAGTGCTGCAGAGGGACAGGATGTTCTTCTACCGGCCTGCAATATTTCAGAGACTATTCAAGCCTATTATTGGCACAAGGGGAAAACGGCAGAAGGGAGCCCTCTCGTTGCTGGTTATATAACAGACATTCAAGCAAATATCCCAGGGGTGGCACACACTGGTCGAGAGAGAGTATACTCCAATGGATCCCTGCTGTTCCAAAACATCACCCTGGAGGACGCAGGACCCTACACCTTACGAACCATAGATTCCAATTACGACTCTGACCAAGCAACTGGCCAGCTCCACGTACACC AAAACTACGTCCCAGGCCTTCCTGTGGGGGCTGTCGCTGGCATCATGACTGGGGTCCTGGTTGGGGTGGCTCTGGTGGCCGCCTTGGCatgttttctgctcctctccaggACTGGAAG CACCCAGCGTGACCTCAGGGAGCAGCagcccccagcctccacccccG gCCATGGTCCCTCTCACAGATCCACCTTCTCG GTCCCCCTACCCAGCCCCAGAACAGCCACTCCCATCTATGAGGTGAGTGTGGGCCATAGATGTTCTGGTCCTGCAGGCTCCAGGGGACCCAGGATCTGCCCCCACCAGCACCTGGCTGAGCTCTGA
- the LOC100607148 gene encoding carcinoembryonic antigen-related cell adhesion molecule 4 isoform X1, with protein MGPPSAAPHGGHRPWQGLLITASLLTFWDPPTTVQFTIEAMPSSAAEGQDVLLPACNISETIQAYYWHKGKTAEGSPLVAGYITDIQANIPGVAHTGRERVYSNGSLLFQNITLEDAGPYTLRTIDSNYDSDQATGQLHVHQNYVPGLPVGAVAGIMTGVLVGVALVAALACFLLLSRTGRASTQRDLREQQPPASTPGHGPSHRSTFSVPLPSPRTATPIYEVSVGHRCSGPAGSRGPRICPHQHLAEL; from the exons ATGGGCCCCCCCTCAGCCGCTCCCCATGGAGGGCACAGGCCCTGGCAGGGGCTCCTGATCACAG CCTCACTTTTAACCTTCTGGGACCCGCCCACCACTGTCCAGTTCACTATCGAAGCCATGCCGTCCAGTGCTGCAGAGGGACAGGATGTTCTTCTACCGGCCTGCAATATTTCAGAGACTATTCAAGCCTATTATTGGCACAAGGGGAAAACGGCAGAAGGGAGCCCTCTCGTTGCTGGTTATATAACAGACATTCAAGCAAATATCCCAGGGGTGGCACACACTGGTCGAGAGAGAGTATACTCCAATGGATCCCTGCTGTTCCAAAACATCACCCTGGAGGACGCAGGACCCTACACCTTACGAACCATAGATTCCAATTACGACTCTGACCAAGCAACTGGCCAGCTCCACGTACACC AAAACTACGTCCCAGGCCTTCCTGTGGGGGCTGTCGCTGGCATCATGACTGGGGTCCTGGTTGGGGTGGCTCTGGTGGCCGCCTTGGCatgttttctgctcctctccaggACTGGAAG GGCCAGCACCCAGCGTGACCTCAGGGAGCAGCagcccccagcctccacccccG gCCATGGTCCCTCTCACAGATCCACCTTCTCG GTCCCCCTACCCAGCCCCAGAACAGCCACTCCCATCTATGAGGTGAGTGTGGGCCATAGATGTTCTGGTCCTGCAGGCTCCAGGGGACCCAGGATCTGCCCCCACCAGCACCTGGCTGAGCTCTGA